A DNA window from Vicinamibacteria bacterium contains the following coding sequences:
- a CDS encoding EthD family reductase, giving the protein MSGAKLVVCYPHPKDSAAFEKAYAEEHLPMAGPILARAGAQKAVLTRLSESPQGKPHFYRIAEIHFPSAQILNEALASPDVQRAVADANRISTGGPVVAMISGEDQTITF; this is encoded by the coding sequence ATGTCTGGAGCAAAGCTCGTCGTCTGCTACCCCCATCCGAAGGATAGTGCGGCCTTCGAGAAGGCCTATGCTGAGGAGCACCTACCGATGGCCGGTCCGATCCTGGCTCGGGCCGGGGCTCAGAAGGCGGTTCTTACCAGATTGTCCGAGTCACCCCAGGGCAAGCCGCACTTCTATCGGATCGCCGAGATCCATTTCCCATCGGCGCAGATATTGAACGAGGCGCTCGCCTCTCCGGACGTTCAAAGGGCCGTCGCCGACGCCAACCGAATCTCCACGGGTGGTCCCGTGGTTGCCATGATCAGTGGCGAAGACCAGACCATTACCTTCTGA
- a CDS encoding CehA/McbA family metallohydrolase, which produces MFLPAASTSSRGLVLLLIFAAACSEEPSRSRDAKLETLRTLREDLEAARHPSDAGGRAWVENDEPVIIGERRRFDILYEAGPLGIDVGGAIVLQPSPFWGWDPPQNEVNDAPGYTEASTDADGVVFDPVLAAGGMIAFHISGRALAEGERVRIVYGAGPSGARVDRFAERDSPIWLAVDGDGDGVRALLQDSPRVDVLAGGPARLLLIFPSTARPGSRVKLRVVVLDGLGNAGVELEDKVAVEDAAGLPLPKELIPGEPLEVLVEKPGVYRVRAASANGLEAESNPLVVREGIPRILWGDLHGHSQLSDGTGTPEDYYAYARDIAALDLVALTDHDHWGMRFIDQNPEMWERIRRDARAFEEPGRFLALTGYEWTNWVHGHRHVLYFEEEGEILSALDPRYETPALLWKALEGHSAITVAHHSAGGPVSTDWSYLPDPTIEPVTEIVSVHGSSEASDSPGKIYSAVEGNFVRDVLDRGARFGFVGSGDSHDGHPGLAHLASPSGGLAAIFAEEVTRETVLDALRARRVYATNGPRIWLRMWLDGEPMGSSVSPSGAAFQELRFAAAATAPVDRIDIVRSGSVVLSIPGNDRRDLSETIELPRLTPGEYVYVRVVQSDGGAAWASPVYADGVDGHGVSSSGAATR; this is translated from the coding sequence ATGTTCCTTCCGGCTGCAAGCACGTCTTCCCGCGGTCTCGTTCTGCTCCTTATCTTCGCCGCCGCCTGCAGCGAGGAACCCTCCCGTTCGCGAGACGCGAAGCTCGAGACCCTTCGAACTCTTCGTGAGGATCTCGAGGCCGCGAGACACCCGTCAGACGCCGGCGGGCGCGCCTGGGTCGAGAACGACGAGCCGGTGATCATCGGCGAACGTCGGCGATTCGACATTCTCTACGAAGCCGGGCCGCTCGGTATCGACGTCGGTGGCGCCATCGTCCTGCAGCCCTCCCCATTTTGGGGCTGGGATCCGCCGCAGAACGAGGTGAACGACGCGCCGGGATATACGGAAGCTTCGACCGATGCCGACGGGGTGGTGTTCGATCCAGTGCTCGCGGCCGGGGGGATGATAGCCTTTCATATCAGCGGACGAGCCCTGGCGGAAGGCGAGCGGGTCCGAATCGTTTATGGCGCGGGACCCTCGGGAGCGCGCGTCGACCGCTTCGCCGAACGCGACTCTCCGATCTGGCTTGCGGTCGACGGCGACGGCGACGGCGTTCGGGCCCTCCTTCAGGACTCGCCCCGAGTCGACGTTCTCGCCGGGGGTCCGGCTCGACTCTTGTTGATATTCCCCAGTACGGCGCGGCCGGGCTCCAGGGTGAAACTGCGTGTCGTCGTCCTGGATGGTCTCGGGAACGCCGGAGTGGAGCTCGAGGACAAAGTAGCGGTCGAAGACGCCGCCGGGCTTCCGCTACCGAAGGAGCTGATTCCCGGTGAGCCCCTCGAGGTGCTCGTCGAAAAACCGGGCGTCTACCGCGTTCGCGCGGCGAGCGCGAACGGCCTCGAGGCGGAGAGCAACCCTCTCGTCGTGCGCGAAGGCATCCCCCGGATCCTCTGGGGTGATCTGCACGGACATTCGCAGCTTTCGGATGGCACGGGAACGCCCGAGGACTACTACGCCTACGCGCGGGACATCGCCGCGCTCGACCTCGTGGCGCTCACGGATCACGATCATTGGGGAATGCGTTTCATCGATCAGAACCCCGAGATGTGGGAGCGCATCCGACGCGATGCGCGCGCATTCGAAGAGCCGGGTCGGTTTCTCGCGCTCACCGGTTACGAGTGGACCAACTGGGTACACGGGCATCGACACGTACTCTATTTCGAGGAAGAGGGGGAAATCCTGAGTGCTCTCGATCCGCGATACGAGACGCCGGCGCTCCTCTGGAAGGCTCTCGAGGGTCACTCGGCGATTACCGTGGCGCACCACTCCGCCGGCGGGCCGGTGTCGACCGACTGGAGCTACCTCCCCGATCCGACGATCGAGCCGGTCACGGAGATCGTTTCCGTCCATGGCTCGAGCGAAGCATCCGATTCGCCGGGGAAGATCTACAGCGCCGTGGAAGGCAACTTCGTTCGGGATGTCCTCGATCGGGGCGCACGTTTCGGTTTCGTCGGGAGCGGGGACAGTCACGATGGACATCCCGGTCTGGCACACCTGGCATCGCCGAGCGGAGGACTCGCGGCGATCTTTGCCGAAGAGGTCACCCGGGAAACGGTTCTCGATGCCCTTCGCGCGCGCCGTGTTTACGCTACGAACGGACCGCGCATCTGGCTTCGCATGTGGCTCGACGGCGAGCCGATGGGCTCTTCGGTCTCCCCGTCAGGCGCAGCATTCCAGGAGCTACGCTTCGCCGCTGCGGCGACGGCGCCCGTCGATCGCATCGACATCGTTCGCAGCGGAAGCGTAGTACTTTCGATTCCCGGCAACGACCGCCGCGATCTCTCGGAAACGATCGAGCTACCCCGTCTGACGCCCGGTGAGTACGTCTATGTTCGGGTGGTCCAGTCAGACGGAGGCGCGGCTTGGGCGAGCCCGGTTTACGCGGACGGTGTCGATGGCCACGGTGTGTCATCGAGTGGCGCCGCTACCCGTTAA
- a CDS encoding nitroreductase family protein, translated as MTKPAFESLAFTELSLEAMRHRAKEFHDQLTRRRTVRDFSSRPVPREIVEDCLRAASTAPSGANQQPWHFVVVSQPAIKKAIRSAAEEEERAFYGGRAPDEWLEALSLLGTDEHKPFLETAPYLIVIFAQSHGVAKDGRKIKHYYVSESVGIATGLLIAAVHNAGLVSLTHTPSPMGFLNEILGRPAHERAFLILVVGYPAEGARVPKITKKELEEIATFL; from the coding sequence ATGACAAAGCCGGCGTTCGAGTCTCTCGCATTCACGGAGCTGTCGCTCGAGGCGATGAGACATCGGGCGAAGGAATTCCACGACCAGCTGACCCGACGTCGCACCGTGCGTGACTTCTCCTCGCGGCCGGTACCGAGAGAGATTGTGGAGGACTGCCTGAGAGCGGCCTCCACGGCCCCAAGCGGGGCAAACCAGCAGCCATGGCACTTCGTGGTCGTCAGCCAGCCGGCGATCAAGAAGGCGATCCGGAGCGCCGCCGAGGAGGAAGAGCGTGCGTTCTACGGCGGCCGCGCACCGGACGAGTGGTTGGAGGCGCTCTCCCTTCTGGGAACCGACGAGCACAAGCCTTTTCTCGAGACCGCACCCTATCTCATCGTGATATTCGCGCAGAGTCACGGAGTGGCGAAAGATGGGCGCAAAATCAAGCACTATTACGTCTCGGAATCGGTTGGCATCGCGACGGGGCTTCTCATTGCTGCCGTCCACAACGCGGGCCTGGTCTCGCTCACGCATACCCCGAGTCCCATGGGTTTCCTGAACGAGATTCTAGGTCGTCCGGCGCACGAGCGAGCGTTCCTCATCCTCGTCGTCGGCTATCCGGCGGAAGGCGCTCGTGTGCCCAAAATCACGAAAAAAGAGCTCGAGGAGATCGCGACGTTCCTCTGA
- a CDS encoding tetratricopeptide repeat protein: MKRWIWLTLLATSAWAQSQGIQLYKEGKYGDAARVLSSELEGNPDSEEILTYVGLARVRSGDTGGAKEPLEKALAKNPDNAEAHFGLGLVYTKQNNREGAIRELEKATKLAPGHAYAHYYLGMAYRDSDKRDLMIPHLKRFIELAPDAPEAAAVRSFLSKL, translated from the coding sequence GTGAAACGATGGATTTGGCTCACTTTGCTGGCGACTTCCGCCTGGGCACAATCCCAGGGTATACAGCTCTACAAAGAGGGCAAGTATGGCGACGCGGCCCGAGTACTGTCGTCCGAGCTGGAAGGAAATCCCGATAGCGAGGAAATTCTTACCTATGTCGGCCTGGCGCGCGTTCGCTCGGGCGACACCGGTGGCGCCAAAGAGCCGTTGGAAAAGGCGCTCGCCAAGAACCCTGACAATGCCGAGGCGCATTTCGGCCTGGGTCTGGTGTACACCAAGCAGAACAACCGCGAGGGTGCCATCCGCGAGCTCGAGAAAGCAACGAAGCTCGCGCCGGGCCACGCCTACGCCCACTATTACCTGGGGATGGCTTACCGGGACTCCGACAAGAGGGACTTGATGATCCCCCATCTGAAGCGGTTCATCGAGCTCGCGCCCGACGCCCCGGAGGCGGCGGCGGTGCGGTCTTTCCTGTCGAAGCTCTGA